The following proteins are co-located in the Aggregatibacter aphrophilus ATCC 33389 genome:
- a CDS encoding tetratricopeptide repeat protein translates to MSVNDLIAEGKRLFNNKNIDEAITKLNLALNEIEDKNSQLEEQSDIQCWLGHCYLEQALLNNKDVDEAKELFEQAAIHYKWLFKLAQKLTSKQARLQKQEHAQFGLGRCCLESAIKTKDTTEAKGWFKKAIEHYQQQLKFAKQLADNKTNFGKHNNVLVWLSYCYFAQAKKIKGVVEVKKLFEKAINYLQQNLELAKQQEDLQEQQDNQMALGRCYFEQAVRIKDVVEVKHLFEQAVVHYQQQLNLTQQLQDEQEQNNSLFWLGRCYFEQAIRTKNVVELKRLFDQAVARYQQQFNLAQQLQDEQEQNNALSWLGRCYFEQAIKTKDVAEAKKLFKQAIEYYKQQLELSELLKSEKETEIKK, encoded by the coding sequence ATGAGTGTTAATGATTTAATTGCAGAAGGTAAGCGTTTATTCAATAACAAGAATATTGATGAAGCAATTACAAAACTCAATCTCGCTTTGAACGAGATTGAAGATAAAAACTCTCAACTTGAGGAACAAAGTGATATTCAATGTTGGCTTGGTCATTGTTATTTAGAGCAGGCTTTATTAAACAATAAAGATGTTGATGAAGCGAAGGAACTTTTTGAACAAGCAGCCATACATTACAAATGGCTATTTAAGCTTGCGCAAAAGTTGACGAGTAAGCAAGCAAGACTTCAAAAACAAGAACATGCTCAATTTGGGCTTGGTCGTTGTTGTCTAGAGTCGGCGATTAAAACCAAAGATACAACTGAAGCAAAGGGGTGGTTTAAAAAAGCGATTGAACATTATCAACAGCAGTTAAAATTTGCTAAACAACTAGCAGATAATAAAACAAATTTTGGAAAACATAACAATGTCCTAGTCTGGCTTAGTTATTGTTATTTTGCGCAAGCAAAGAAAATAAAAGGAGTAGTAGAAGTCAAGAAATTGTTTGAAAAGGCAATTAACTATCTCCAGCAGAATTTAGAACTTGCCAAACAGCAAGAAGACTTGCAAGAACAACAAGATAATCAGATGGCGCTTGGGCGTTGCTATTTTGAGCAGGCGGTTAGAATCAAAGACGTAGTAGAAGTAAAGCATTTATTTGAGCAAGCGGTTGTGCATTATCAGCAACAATTAAATCTTACTCAACAACTGCAAGATGAGCAAGAACAAAACAATTCGCTATTTTGGCTTGGACGTTGTTACTTTGAACAGGCGATTAGGACTAAAAACGTAGTAGAATTAAAGCGTTTATTTGACCAAGCAGTTGCACGTTATCAGCAACAATTCAACCTTGCTCAACAACTGCAAGATGAGCAAGAACAGAACAATGCATTATCTTGGCTTGGTCGTTGTTACTTTGAGCAGGCGATAAAAACCAAAGATGTAGCTGAAGCAAAGAAATTGTTTAAGCAAGCTATTGAATATTATAAACAGCAATTAGAACTTTCTGAGCTATTGAAAAGTGAGAAAGAAACAGAAATAAAAAAATAG